tccatttttgttttgttatactagTGATTCTATATGCGAAGTCTCAATACATTATTTCTTTAAATCTCAGGAATTACTGTCCAATGGGCTCTACATCTGAGAAACGTAAGACCAGACTAAGATTTGAGTTAGCACATGCTAAATTTTATCAAAACCTTAATGCTTCATGGAGTGACGGTGACTAATTAAACTTGCAGCATGCTTCAAGCTGGCTTCGTGTGATCCCAATACTGCAAGTCAAAATATTCATGCATATGGAGCAATGCTTATAGTAAGTTGTTTCCGTGTTTTATGAATTACTATTATATGTTGGACCCTTTGTCTTATAGGGGAAGTGAAATGTGGAGGTTGTTTTACCCCAAGCTCTAGCTACGTATACATACATCATTTTAGTATGGGAGAGTGAAGCGAAAAGGTTCAAGATGCTAATATAGAGCTATAATTGCAATACTGAAGATGCCCTGTCTGTCATGTTTCTGTTGTTATTCTCTTTACAATTTGGCTTTAAACTCTGATGATGAGACACTTAAGTGTGGACTTGATCTTTTGGGATCACAATTTCTCTCTCTATTAACTGTGTAAGGATCTCTAAAATCTTCACTGTGCCTCAACCAGCACTTGTCTATGACTGCAGATTTCATTACCTGGCCATCTTCTCAAAGTCCTTGTATTCTTTTGCTATTGCAAATGCAACTAACAAAATAAACGTATTTTTCTAATCACAAGCTGTTTGAGTACTCTAACTGTGTAAGGATCTCTAAAATCTTCACTGTGCCTAAACCATCACTTGTCTATGAGTGCAAATTTCATTGCCTGGCCATCTTCTCAAAGTCCTTGTATTCTTTTGCTATTGCAAATGCAACTAACAAATAGACATATTTTTCTAATCACAGGCTGGTTTGAGTACTCTTCTCCTTATTATCTATAATTGCTCTGACCAAGTTATCACCATCCGAGAGAGGAGACTGGCCAAGTCCAGGGAAGCAGCAGCTAGAAGCATAAGAGAGAAGGTTCAAGCACGTACAAGGTGGAAAGCTGCAAAAGACGCAGCTAAAAAGCATGCAATTGAATTGCAAAGTCAAGTATCTCGGAAATTCTCTCGCAGGAAAGTTGGTGcagaaaatgaaaaagttaGGATATTAAACGAAGAAGAGCTTGGGACAGATGAGGATCTATACCCTACCATGGACACTAGTACTTCTGTTGCATCTGAGCAATCATATGCTTCATCAGAAGGGAAGACAATAGAAGCAGGTCATCTCACAAGAATGATGCACGAAATTGAAGATCATTCTGACAGTTTCTCAAGTTTTGCAGTGGACGCTAAAAGTAGCAAGTCAAAAGctgcaaaggaaaaagaaatacacACTCATAGCCAAATTTTTAAGTATGCTTACTCACAACTTGAGAAAGAGAAAGCTCAGGAACAGCAGAACAAAAATCTTACGTTCTCAGGAGTAATTTCAATGGCTGCCAATACCGAGACGAGAAAAAGACCCGTTATTGAGATTGCTTTCAGAGACCTAACTGTTactctgaaaggaaaacacAAACATCTTTTGAGGTCTGTCAATGGAAAAATAATGGCTGGCCGTATAACAGCTGTGATGGGCCCGTCGGGGGCAGGAAAAACAACTTTTCTCTCTGCCCTGGCTGGAAAAACAGTTGGATGCACAATCAATGGTTTGATTCTTGTAAATGGAAAGACCGAATCGATCCATTCATACAAAAAGATTGTCGGTTTTGTTCCACAGGATGATATTGTGCATGGAAATTTGACTGTGGAGGAGAACCTATGGTTCAGTGCAAGATGCAGGTATGTGACATCCAATTCTGTCGACATCTCAAAATACGAATTTATTATCTTAAGAATAATTGGAAGTAGAAGCAGCAGAAATAGTTGAAATGTTTTACATATACTGATTGGTATCTATTTGTAAGAATATCTGAACAGTTAAAAGGTACCTTCAAACATTTTTCTGTTGGAAAGGTGTGAATTGCACTAGCTGATGCAAACAGCATTAAGAATTGAAGGACATTTAAGCCACTTTCAAAACcgtttctttttgtttgtttgtttgtttttgtttttgttttttaacgCATTGGCTTTTAGATTGTGTAAACCTGTCAATATTCTGCCATTTGAGATTGCAGCAAACTATGGTATTTTTTTCATCTTCAAAGAGCTCCATTGTCATTTCTATGGTGACATATTTACCCATGGAGCATAGAATTTCATTATTAACTTTTTTTTCTACTTCTTAAAATTATTGAAGGCTTTCTGCAGACTTGCCTAAACCAGATAAGGTTCTTACCGTTGAGAGGGTAATTGAGTCTCTGGGGTTGCAGGCTGTCCGTAGTTCCTTGGTTGGAACAATAGAAAAGAGAGGCATATCTGGAGGTCAGAGGAAAAGAGTAAATGTTGGTCTGGAGTTGGTTATGGAGCCCTCGCTTCTCTTTTTAGATGAGCCCACATCTGGATTGGACAGCTCATCTTCCCAGCTTCTTCTTAGAGCAATTCGACGGGAGGCTCTTGAGGGGGTAAACATATGCATGGTTGTCCACCAGCCAAGGTAACTAAATCAATATTCTGAACAGTGGATGGTagtcttttcctcttttgattGGATTTGTTTAACTTTGTCATATATCGCTATGCTAATGGTTTCTCTACTTAAACACATCTACTTAAGCTGTTATGAGTCTTTAGCATACATTCAGGACTTTGATAGGATTATTCTCGTGGAACTTGCAAAAGACCATGTGCAACCTGGAAATGACAGAGGAAATTTTATGAACTTATACcctaaagagagagagagagagaggattttttttgaattacttTACGACAGACGCTGCTCTCTTTATGAAATTATTCAGAGCTTACCAGAACATTATTTATTTAGAAGTCTGAAATTATGCTtgcatctttttttctttttatttttcagtTTGGTATGACTGGCTAGGATCATTTCATTCTCCTACTGATTGTCAGTACTCATCTTGTTGTTTCAGCTACACCTTATTCAGGATGTTTGATGACTTGATACTTCTAGCAAAAGGTGGTCTTACTGTATATCATGGTTCGGTTAGAAAAGTTGAAGAGTATTTCACCAGCCTTGGTATCAATGTTCCTGAACGAGTTAATCCCCCAGATTATTTCATTGACGTTTTGGAGGGATTGGTCAAACCAAACACAAGTTCCAGTTTGAGTCATGAAGAGCTTCCAGTCAGATGGATGCTTTATAATGGTTATCCTGTA
This portion of the Coffea arabica cultivar ET-39 chromosome 2e, Coffea Arabica ET-39 HiFi, whole genome shotgun sequence genome encodes:
- the LOC113730793 gene encoding ABC transporter G family member 28 isoform X2 → MNFNACLAPFGVAVAYKEVLLTQVLLTKVLLSYHNLGYLSYGKLVTKHPRACPLGSYCPLATLNRSSGNCEPYNYQLPAGQLNHTCGGADMWSDVISSGAIFCSAGSYCPTSIEQTPCSSGNYCPMGSTSEKPCFKLASCDPNTASQNIHAYGAMLIAGLSTLLLIIYNCSDQVITIRERRLAKSREAAARSIREKVQARTRWKAAKDAAKKHAIELQSQVSRKFSRRKVGAENEKVRILNEEELGTDEDLYPTMDTSTSVASEQSYASSEGKTIEAGHLTRMMHEIEDHSDSFSSFAVDAKSSKSKAAKEKEIHTHSQIFKYAYSQLEKEKAQEQQNKNLTFSGVISMAANTETRKRPVIEIAFRDLTVTLKGKHKHLLRSVNGKIMAGRITAVMGPSGAGKTTFLSALAGKTVGCTINGLILVNGKTESIHSYKKIVGFVPQDDIVHGNLTVEENLWFSARCRLSADLPKPDKVLTVERVIESLGLQAVRSSLVGTIEKRGISGGQRKRVNVGLELVMEPSLLFLDEPTSGLDSSSSQLLLRAIRREALEGVNICMVVHQPSYTLFRMFDDLILLAKGGLTVYHGSVRKVEEYFTSLGINVPERVNPPDYFIDVLEGLVKPNTSSSLSHEELPVRWMLYNGYPVPPDMQHYSVAVTASPTYVQFGSHEYSAQITNEDQSFAGEMWQDVKCNMERRRDIIRHNFLRSKDLSNRRTPNVLLQYKYFLGRVGKQRLREARVQAIDYLILLLAGASLGSLSKASEEQFGMPGYTYSIIAVSLLCKIAALRSFSMDKLQHWRESASGMSSLAYFVSKDTMDHFNTAIKPVVYLSMYYFFNNPRSPFMDNYIVLLCLVYCVTGIAYVLAIFLDPGPSQLCSVILPVVLTLVATQARDNKVLKIISDFCYPKWALEAFVIGNAERYYGVWIITRCGTLRRFDYNLHDWILCIAILILTGIASRGIAFLGMLVFQRK